In one window of Juglans regia cultivar Chandler chromosome 3, Walnut 2.0, whole genome shotgun sequence DNA:
- the LOC108991039 gene encoding uncharacterized protein LOC108991039, with protein MAKGRKLTTSRSERLLGSFSYGNGHGHGSNGTDSSELGEEDVWSMVDGMTDRENHAGYSSNNSQGEWTPQSSVESNGSVGFRNRRRIPRDDRQVGGLSLAFEESGRQTASSRIMHQFRGNDDVAAAPSPRGGHQMATSAPVNVPDWSKILRIDSVESLHELDEGLGDGDPEMVPPHEYLARSRKTAATSVFEGVGRTLKGRDMWRIRDAVWSQTGFDG; from the coding sequence ATGGCGAAGGGTCGAAAATTGACGACGAGCCGAAGCGAAAGGTTACTGGGGAGCTTCAGCTATGGCAACGGCCACGGTCATGGGTCGAACGGAACGGACTCATCGGAGCTCGGAGAAGAAGATGTCTGGTCCATGGTTGACGGCATGACTGACCGGGAGAATCACGCCGGTTACAGCAGTAACAATTCGCAGGGGGAGTGGACTCCACAGTCCTCTGTGGAGAGCAACGGGAGCGTGGGTTTCAGGAACCGCCGCCGGATTCCCCGGGATGACCGACAGGTTGGTGGGCTGTCCCTGGCCTTCGAGGAGTCGGGCCGCCAGACAGCGTCTTCTAGGATCATGCACCAGTTCCGCGGGAACGATGACGTTGCGGCAGCACCGTCTCCACGTGGGGGCCACCAAATGGCCACGTCGGCGCCAGTGAACGTGCCGGACTGGAGCAAGATCCTCCGAATCGACTCGGTCGAGTCGTTGCATGAGCTGGACGAAGGCTTGGGCGATGGCGACCCGGAGATGGTCCCTCCACACGAGTACCTGGCGCGTAGCCGGAAGACGGCTGCCACCTCGGTTTTTGAGGGCGTGGGCAGGACGCTGAAGGGCCGGGACATGTGGAGGATCAGAGATGCGGTTTGGAGTCAGACCGGGTTCGATGGTTAA